Proteins co-encoded in one Marinobacter qingdaonensis genomic window:
- a CDS encoding ABC transporter ATP-binding protein: MESPAYISLKDVVFSRSGRRILDGISLDIPRGKITAIMGPSGTGKTTLLRLIGGQLRPDSGYVGLDGHEVPRLKRAALYTLREKIGMLFQSGALFTDLNVYENVAFPLRVHTKLPEDMIQDIVLMKLEAVGLRGARQLMPAELSGGMTRRVALARSIALDPELIMYDEPFAGQDPIAMGVLVKLIRDLNTSMGLTSVLVSHDVPESLSICHYACIVADGQIIGAGTPEELRAHPSERVQQFLQGQPDGPVPFHYPAAEAAADYGVSGGGV; encoded by the coding sequence ATGGAATCCCCAGCTTACATTTCATTGAAAGACGTCGTTTTTTCGCGGTCCGGACGCCGCATTCTCGACGGCATCAGTCTGGATATTCCACGCGGCAAGATCACCGCCATCATGGGGCCCAGTGGCACGGGTAAAACCACGTTGCTGCGCCTGATTGGCGGCCAGCTGCGCCCCGATTCCGGCTACGTCGGCCTCGACGGCCACGAAGTGCCCAGGCTCAAGCGGGCCGCGCTCTACACGCTGAGAGAAAAGATCGGCATGCTGTTCCAGAGCGGAGCCCTGTTCACCGACCTGAACGTCTACGAGAACGTCGCCTTTCCGCTTCGGGTGCACACTAAGCTGCCCGAAGACATGATTCAGGACATCGTGCTGATGAAGCTTGAGGCCGTCGGCCTGCGAGGCGCCCGCCAATTGATGCCGGCCGAGCTCTCCGGGGGCATGACGCGCCGGGTGGCGCTGGCCCGCAGCATCGCCCTGGACCCCGAACTGATCATGTACGACGAGCCCTTCGCCGGCCAGGACCCCATTGCCATGGGCGTGCTGGTGAAACTGATTCGCGACCTCAATACGTCCATGGGGCTCACCAGCGTTCTGGTGTCCCACGATGTGCCCGAATCCCTGAGCATCTGCCATTACGCCTGCATTGTCGCCGATGGCCAGATCATCGGCGCCGGCACCCCGGAGGAATTGCGGGCACACCCCTCTGAGCGGGTCCAGCAGTTCCTTCAGGGCCAGCCGGATGGGCCGGTGCCGTTTCATTACCCGGCGGCCGAAGCGGCGGCTGATTACGGTGTGTCCGGGGGTGGCGTGTGA